A single Lolium perenne isolate Kyuss_39 chromosome 6, Kyuss_2.0, whole genome shotgun sequence DNA region contains:
- the LOC127307197 gene encoding uncharacterized protein: MAPPLHFVPRRSEGTGGCASSSSPSSPNESSRDSPIQRQIRRYPTLTTGENGQFRPLEASPILSDLIDGSLELDAGGTPATPWTPHHHHPVPHVLPHPRRRLARPGLAGISRFVLDCELSHGVFVPDLRLVLGQNGCASRSNQNPSLQLSDPWMGLGPGSLPGVSPLSCASSSLDPAQKTAQHLLLPDRIAKWCGEIRQVLRMFLGKL; this comes from the exons ATGGCGCCGCCGCTCCACTTCGTCCCCCGTCGTTCCGAGGGCACCGGCGGATGCGCCTCGTCGTCCTCTCCATCCTCCCCAAACGAATCTAGCCGGGACTCTCCAATTCAACGACAAATTCGCCGATACCCAACTCTGACCACCGGAGAAAATGGTCAATTCCGGCCGCTGGAGGCCTCCCCCATCCTCTCCGACCTCATCGACGGCTCCCTG GAGCTCGACGCCGGCGGTACTCCGGCGACCCCCTGGACGCCTCACCACCACCATCCGGTTCCCCACGTTCTGCCGCACCCCCGACGCCGTCTCGCCCGTCCCGGGTTGGCCGGAATCTCCAGATTCGTGCTTGACTGTGAGCTCAGCCATGGCGTTTTTGTCCCAGACCTCCGCCTTGTACTGGGTCAAAATGGCTGCGCGTCTCGTTCTAATCAAAACCCGAGTCTCCAGCTCAGTG ATCCGTGGATGGGCCTTGGCCCAGGTTCCCTTCCCGGCGTCAGTCCTCTATCCTGCGCCAGCAGTAGCCTAGATCCGGCCCAGAAAACAGCGCAG catttgcttcttccggataggatcgcgaagtggtgtggtgagatacgccaagttctccggatgtttctcggcaagctttaa